From Streptobacillus canis, the proteins below share one genomic window:
- a CDS encoding NUDIX hydrolase, translating into MKSYTLCYLIKNDKFLMLYRNKKKEDINKGKWIGVGGKIELGESPHESIKREVKEETGYILNQCNMRGIIVFVYNGITEYIYVFTSKDFSGEMIECNEGELKYIQKDEVLNLNLWEGDRYFLKELMEDKQEFFVYKMEYENDKLIKVEKEQ; encoded by the coding sequence ATGAAATCATATACTTTGTGTTATTTAATAAAAAATGATAAGTTTTTAATGCTTTATAGAAATAAAAAGAAAGAAGATATTAATAAAGGGAAATGGATAGGTGTAGGAGGTAAAATAGAATTAGGAGAAAGTCCACATGAATCTATAAAAAGAGAAGTTAAAGAAGAAACGGGATATATTTTAAATCAATGTAATATGAGAGGGATAATTGTCTTTGTATATAATGGTATTACAGAGTATATTTATGTATTCACATCAAAAGATTTTAGTGGTGAAATGATAGAGTGTAATGAAGGAGAATTGAAATATATTCAAAAAGATGAAGTGCTTAATTTAAATCTTTGGGAAGGAGATAGATATTTTCTTAAAGAGTTAATGGAAGATAAACAAGAATTTTTTGTATATAAAATGGAATATGAAAATGATAAATTAATTAAAGTTGAAAAGGAGCAATAA
- a CDS encoding TIGR02328 family protein, with translation MRLWHEELISKLPRQQLLGQHRECCALRGGGWGKKHETVDYVFKYSPIRLYYYHLLIMEEMKKRGYLPSEEWFDKLYRGKKEKAYDLLKEEKKLKPIYPEHNEKYYVECIENLKNKGIEINF, from the coding sequence ATGAGATTATGGCATGAAGAATTAATATCAAAATTACCAAGACAACAATTATTGGGTCAACATAGAGAATGTTGCGCATTAAGAGGAGGCGGTTGGGGGAAAAAGCATGAAACTGTAGATTATGTTTTTAAATATTCGCCTATAAGATTATATTATTATCATTTATTGATAATGGAGGAAATGAAAAAAAGAGGATATTTACCATCTGAAGAATGGTTTGATAAATTATACAGAGGTAAAAAAGAAAAAGCATATGACTTATTAAAAGAAGAAAAGAAATTGAAACCAATTTATCCAGAACATAATGAAAAATACTATGTTGAATGTATAGAAAATCTAAAAAATAAGGGAATAGAAATTAATTTTTAA